The Mycolicibacterium fluoranthenivorans genome segment TCCATCGAGGACCTGATCCGCGAGGGTGAACTGACCGGTATCGAGCCGGCCACCGCGGTACGCAACTACCTCAAGGCGCTCGGCAAGGGCGTCATGAAGGTGATGAGCAAGATGGGCATCTCGACGGTGGCGTCGTACACCGGCGCCCAGGCGTTCGAGGCCATCGGTATCGACCGTGAGGTCATCGATGAGTACTTCACCGGGACGCCGATGCAACTCGGCGGTGTCGGACTGGACGTGCTCGCCGAAGAGGTTCGATTCCGGCATCGTCGTGCCTACCCGGAGAACCCCACCGAGCGGGCCCACCGGCGGTTGTCGGTGGGCGGTGAGTACCAGTTCCGCCGGGACGGCGAACTGCACCTCTTCACGCCGGAAGTGGTTTTCCTGCTGCAGCATTCGACCCGTACCGGCCGCAGTGACGTCTTCGCCCAGTACTCGGAGGAAGTGAACCGGCTCAACCGCGAGGGCGGCGCGCTGCGCGGGCTGTTCGAGTTCAAGAAGGGCGTGCGGCCGCCGGTGGCGCTGGAGGAGGTCGAACCCGTCGAGTCGATCGTGGCCCGGTTCAACACCGGGGCGATGAGCTATGGGTCGATCTCGGCGGAGGCGCACGAGACCATGGCCATCGCGATGAACAACATCGGTGGCCGGTCTAACTCCGGTGAGGGCGGCGAGGATGTCGACCGGCTGTACGACCCGAAGCGGCGCAGTGCGGTCAAACAGGTGGCCTCGGGCCGGTTCGGGGTCACCAGCGACTACCTGGTGAACGCCACCGACATCCAGATCAAGATGGCCCAAGGCGCCAAACCCGGTGAAGGTGGCCAGCTTCCGGGCTACAAGGTGTATCCGAACGTCGCCAAGACCCGGCATTCCACACCGGGAGTGGGTCTCATCTCCCCGCCGCCGCACCACGACATCTACTCGATCGAGGATCTGGCGCAGCTCATCCACGATCTGAAGAACGCCAACGACCAGGCCCGCATCCACGTCAAGCTGGTCAGCTCGGTCGGTGTCGGCACGGTCGCCGCCGGGGTGTCCAAGGCGCATGCCGATGTGGTGCTGATCTCCGGTTATGACGGCGGCACCGGTGCGGCGCCACTGACCAGCCTCAAGCATGCGGGCGCGCCATGGGAGATCGGCTTGGCCGACACTCAGCAGACGTTGGTGCTCAACGGTTTACGTGACCGCATCACCGTGCAGTGCGACGGCGGGATGCGCACTGCCCGCGATGTCATGGTCGCGGCGCTGCTCGGGGCCGAGGAGTACGGTTTCGCGACCGCGCCCCTGGTCGTCGCGGGCTGCATCATGATGCGCGTCTGTCACCTCGACACCTGTCCGGTGGGTGTGGCCACCCAGAACCCTGAACTGCGGGCCCGGTTCAACGGCAAGCCGGAGTTCGTGGAGAACTTCTTCCGGTTCATCGCCCAGGACATCCGTGCCTATCTCGCCGAGCTCGGGTTCCGCAGCCTCGACGAGGCGATCGGCCGGGTGGAGATGCTCGACACCGCGCAGGGCGTGGCGCACTGGAAGAGCCGCGGCCTGGATCTGAGTCCGATCTTCGTGCAGCCGACCGACGCGCACGGCGCCAAGCTGCCCCAGCGCCGACGGCTGCGGGATCAGGATCACGGTCTGGATCAGGCGCTCGATCAGACGCTGATCCAGCTCGCCGAGGGGGCGTTGGAGGATGCCCACCCGGTCCGGCTGGAGCTGCCGGTGCGCAACGTCAACCGCACCGTGGGCACCCTGCTCGGCGCGGAGGTGACGCGGCGCTACGGTGCCACCGGTCTGCCCGACGACACCATCCATGTCACCCTCACCGGGTCGGCGGGGCAGTCGATCGGCGCGTTCCTGCCGCCCGGGGTCACCCTCGAACTCGTCGGTGATGCCAACGACTATGTGGGCAAAGGCCTTTCCGGTGGACGGGTGATCGTCCGGCCACCGGATGACGTGCTGTTCCTGCCCGAGGACAACGTGATCGCCGGCAACACGCTGGTGTTCGGCGCCACCTCGGGTGAGGTGTTCCTGCGGGGACGGGCAGGGGAGCGGTTCTGCGCCCGCAACTCCGGTGCGCTGGCGGTCGTGGAGGGCGTGGGCGATCACGCCTGCGAGTACATGACCGGCGGCCGCGTGGTGGTGCTCGGCGACACCGGCCGCAACATGGCGGCCGGGATGTCCGGCGGGATCGCGTTCGTCCTGGGTCTGGATCCGGCGAAGGTGAACCCCGAAATGGTCGAACTGCAGCAGCTCGAACCCGAAGACCTGACCTGGTTGCACGAGGTGGTCGCCCGGCATGCCCAGTTCACCGACAGCACGGTGGCGCGGTCACTGCTCTCGGACTGGCCCCGGCGCAGCGCCGAGTTCACCAAGGTCATGCCGACCGACTACCAGCGTGTCCTGCAGGCCACCCGGATGGCGAAAGCCGAAGGGCGCGACGTGGATACCGCGATCATGGAGGCTAGCCGTGGCTGATCCCACCGGATTCCTGAAAGTCACCAAACGCGAAGCGGCCAAACGCTCCGTCGATGAGCGCGTCGGCGACTGGCGCGAGGTCTATGAGTCGCAGGAGCCACGCAAGCGGGCCGCCGAGGTGTCCCAGCAGGCGCGGCGCTGCATGGACTGCGGTATCCCGTTCTGCCACTCCGGCACCGCGGGATGTCCGTTGGGCAATCTCATCCCGGAATGGAACGACCTGGTGCGCCGCGGCAGGTGGGATGCTGCCAGTGACCGGCTGCACGCCACCAACAACTTCCCGGAATTCACCGGGCGGTTGTGCCCGGCGCCCTGTGAGGCGGCGTGCGTGCTGTCCATCTCCGACGAGCAGACCGGCGGCAGCGTCACCATCAAACGGATCGAGCAGACGATCGTCGACCAGGCCTGGCTGGCCGGCACCGTGGAACCGCAGCCCTCGGCCATCTCGACCGGTAAGAGCGTCGCGGTCGTCGGGTCGGGTCCTGCGGGTCTCGCTGCGGCGCAACAGCTCACCCGGGCCGGCCATCACGTCACCGTGTACGAACGCGATGACCGGATCGGCGGGCTCATGCGGTACGGCATTCCGGAGTACAAACTGGAGAAGTCGACGCTCAACCAGCGCCTGACCCAGATGCGGGCCGAGGGAACGCGTTTCGTCACCGACTGCGAGGTGGGTGTCGACCTGACGGTGGACCGCCTGCGCGCGGAGTACGACGCCGTGGTGCTCGCGGTGGGTGCGTTGCGCGCGCGCGACAACCAGGTCGAGGGCCGTCATCTGGACGGGGTGCACCTCGCGATGGAGCACCTGGTGCCGGCCAACAAGGAGTGTGAGGGCGACGGCGCCTCGGAGCTGTCCGCGGCGGGCAAGCATGTGGTGATCATCGGCGGCGGGGACACCGGTGCGGACTGTCTGGGCACCGCCCATCGCCAGGGCGCGATCTCGGTGACCCAGCTCGACTACAACCCGGAACCACCGGAACTCCGTGACGAATCCGTGAGCCCGTGGCCGACCTGGCCACTGGTGCTGCGGACCTCACCGGCGCATGCCGAGGGCGGGGCGCGGCGGTTCGAGGTCGCCGTGCAGCGCTTCATCGGTGACGGGGCCGACGGCACCACGGGCAATCTGCGCGCCATGGAGATCGCCGAGGTCAAGGTCGAACGCGACGAGAATGGGCGCCGGATCATCACACCGGTCGGTGAGGCGATGGAGATCCCGTGCGATCTGGCGCTGCTGGCGATCGGATTCGAGGGCGTCGAACACATGGCCCTGCTGGACGGCCTGGACCTGTCGCTGACCAGACGTGGCACCGTGTCATGCGGTTCGGACTGGCAGACGGACGCGCCCGGGGTGTTCGTCTGCGGGGACGCCCACCGCGGGGCCTCGCTGATCGTGTGGGCCATCGCCGAGGGGCGCAGCGCCGCGCATGCGGTCGACGCGTTCCTGATGGGGGAGTCGGATCTGCCCGCGCCGGTGCGACCGGGAACCCTGCCTCTGGCCGTCGTGTGAGACGCGTGTGAGACGCGTGTGAGACTCCGTCTGAATGGTCATCTGAATCGATCATGACTATGCTCACGTGACGTGAATAGACGCGGAAAGATCGTCTGTACCCTCGGCCCGGCGACGGGCACCGAGGAGATGGTGAAGGCCCTGGTCGAAGCCGGAATGGACGTCGCGCGGCTGAACTTCAGCCACGGCGAGCACTCCGATCACGAAGGCAACTACAGGCGGGTCCGGGCGGCCTCGGACGCCGCCGGTCGAGCGGTCGGCATCCTCGCCGACCTGCAGGGACCCAAGATCCGGCTGGGCCGGTTCGCCACCGGTGCCACGTTGTGGCAGGCCGGTGAGACCATCCGAATCACCGTCGAGGACTTCATGGGCACCCACGACCGGGTGTCCACCACGTACAAGCAGCTGGCCAATGACGCCTCTCCCGGCGACCGGCTGCTGGTCGACGACGGCAACGTCGGCCTCGTGGTCGAGCATGTCGACGGCAACGACGTGGTCTGCACCGTCACCGAGGGCGGTCGCGTCAGCAACAACAAGGGCCTCTCGCTGCCCGGGATGAACGTCTCGGTGCCCGCGCTGTCCGAGAAGGACATCGCCGATCTGGAGTTCGCGCTCAACCTCGGCGTCGACCTGATCGCGCTGTCCTTCGTGCGGTCTCCGGCCGATATCGAGCTGGTGCACGAGGTGATGGACCGGGTCGGGCGCCGCGTCCCCGTCATCGCCAAGCTGGAGAAGCCCGAGGCCGTCGACAACCTGGAGGCCATCGTGCTGGCCTTCGACGCGATCATGGTGGCCCGCGGTGACCTGGGTGTCGAGCTCCCACTGGAAGAGGTGCCGCTGGTACAGAAGCGCGCCATCCAGATGGCCCGCGAGAACGCCAAACCCGTCATCGTCGCGACCCAGATGCTGGAGTCGATGATCGACCACTCGCGACCCACCCGCGCGGAGGCGTCCGACGTCGCCAACGCCGTGCTGGACGGTGCGGACGCCGTCATGCTCTCGGGTGAGACCTCGGTGGGCAAATACCCGCTGGAGACGGTGCGCACCATGGCTCGCATCGTCGCCGCGGTCGAGGACAACTCGACGGCGGTGCCGCAGCTCACCCACACGCCGCGCACCAAGCGGGGCGTCATCTCCTACGCCGCACGCGATATCGGCGAGCGTCTCGACGCCAAGGCGCTGGTCGCCTTCACCCAGTCCGGTGACACCGTGCGCCGGCTGGCCCGGTTGCACACCCCGCTGCCGCTGCTGGCGTTCACCCCGCTGCCCGAGGTGCGCAGCCAGCTCGCCCTGACCTGGGGCACCGAGACGTTTATCGTCCCGCACATGCAGACCACCGACGACATGATCAAGCAGGTCGACGAGTCGCTGCTGGGGCTGGGCCGCTACAAGCGCGGTGACCTGGTGGTCATCGTCGCAGGTGCCCCGCCAGGCACAGTAGGCTCGACCAACCTGATCCATGTGCACCGGATCGGCGAGGACGACCACGCATAGGGTGTAGAGAAACCAGGGGGACTTTTGTCGGCAGAGCACCTTCAGGAACTGCTGACGGTCCTTGATCTCACCCGGGTGGGCGAGGATGCGTTCACCGGAACGCATCCGAGCCTCAACCCCGTTCGCACGTTCGGCGGCCAGATGATGGCGCAGGCGTTCGTCGCGGCCAGCCGCACGGTGCCCGAACACCTGCCGCCGACCACGTTGTCGATGCACTTCATCGCGGGCGGCGATCCGGCCAAAGATCTGGAATTCCAGGTCGTTCGGTTGCGTGACGAACGGCGGTTCGCCAATCGCCGCGTGGATGTCACCCAGGACGGGGTACTGCTGGGCACCGCCCTGGTGTCACATCTGGCCGGTGGCCGCGGACTCGAGCACAACGTTCCGCTGCCCGACGTGCCGCATCCGGCGACCCTGCCCACCATCGACGACTTGCTGATCGGCTACGAGGAGACGGTGCCGCTGTTCGTCGCCGCACTGAAACCCATCCAGTGGCGGTACACGAACGACCCGGCGTGGGTGATGCGCGACAAAGGCGACCGGTTGGAGCACAACCGGGTCTGGCTGACCGCCGACGGTCCGATGCCCGACGATCCGGTGCTGCATGCCGCGGCGCTGGTGTATTCGTCGGACACCACGGTGTTGGACCCGATCATCACCCGGCACGGCCTGTCCTGGGGTTTCGATCGGATCTTCGCGGTGACGATGAACCACACGGTGTGGTTCCACCAGCCGGTGCGGTTCGACGAGTGGATGCTGTACGCCACATCGTCGCCGGTGGCGGCCGACTCGCGTGGCCTGAGCAACGGCCACTTCTTCCGCGGCGACGGTCAGATCGTGGCGACGGTCATGCAGGAAGGCATCATCAAGTACTTCCCGCCTCGCTAGGGCGTGGGCGTGATCGTCACTCCGTAGTCCGTCTCGATCTTGTCGCGCATGTTGCTCTCACACTGCAACTGGGCGGCCCGGTCGTTGCCGGCCTTCTGCATGCAGTCCACGTAGTCACCGACGCCCAGCTGGGAGAAGAAGCCGATCCAGACCGGGATGAACACCAGCCCGAGCACGATCGCCAAGGCGCCCAGCACGATTCCGGAGAGCGCCAGCCCGCCGTTGGTGGCCTCGCCGCGTTTGACGCGACCCCGTGCCGCGAACCCGATGATCAGGGCGACCAGCCCGAGGATGATGCCGCCCGCGATGGTCCAGGAGAACAACAGTCCCACGACGGCCAGGATCAGTGCGGTGATACCGAGTCCGTTACGCGGACCGATCGGTGGCGGGCCGTAGCCGGCGTAGGGCTGCGGGGGAGGCGGGGGATAGGGGCCCTGGCCCGGATACTGCTCGCCGTACTGTCCGCCGTACGGCCCATAGGAGCTCATGGATGGTGAGGGTACTCACTGAACCGGTGTGCCGCGTAACTTCACCGTCGGAGCGCCGATGTCCGCGGGCAGGTGGTGCGTGGCGACGACGACGGTGCGCTCGCGTGCGAACAGTTCACCGGGGGTGAGCAATCCGCGCAGCAACCGGTCGCTGTCGGCCTCGTCCAGGTGCTCGGTCGGCTCATCGAGCAGCACGACGGGGAAGTCCGAGATCAACGCGCGGGCCAACAGCAGGCGTCGGCGCTGTCCGGCGGAGACGGCCGCCGCGCCGCCGGTCAGGATGGTGCTCAGCCCGTCGGGCAGCTGGTCGAGCCACTCCCGAAGTCCCACCCTGTCCAGTGCCGCCAGCAGTTCCCCATCGGTCGCATCCCCGCGGGCCACCAACAGGTTGTCCCGCACGGTGGTGTCGAACAGGTGCGCGTCTTCGGCGAAAAATGCTGCAGTCAGGGGACTCTCGGGATATTCGTCGGCAATTCTCATGAGCATGGTGGTCTTTCCGCATCCGCTCGGGCCCACCACGGCCAGCCGGCCGCCGGGTTCCAGCTCCACCTCCGGGGTAGCGGGCCGCTGCCGGCCGTCGCGAACCGGCGCGACGATATCGCCGATCCGGCCGGCTGCCAGCCGGGCGCGCACCAGGGCCACGGCTGCGGCCGGAAGTGCGGTGGTCGCCTCGAATGCCGACAACGGCACCAGCATGAGGATGGCCAGCGTGGTCGGTGCGGTGACCGGGGCCAGGGTGATGCCGATAAAAGCCGCGGCCAGGACCGCCGCGCCGACGGCCGCGGTGGTCGCCGCGGCGGCCAGGGCGGCGGGCGCCGCCGAGCGGTCCAGTTCGCGGCCCCAATCCCGTTGCCGCCGCTCGGATTCGGCGATCACCTCAGGGAGCCGGCCGCACACCCGCAATTCGGCGGCGTGTTCCAGGGCGAGGACGGCGGCGGTATCGCGAGCGCTGTGCTGGTCGGCGGCGAGCTGTTCGGCGGCGTTCGACGCCTGGGCCGCCAGCCACGGCGCCAGCACCCCGGCCACCAGCAAGCAGCCGGCCAGCACCGCTGCGGCAGCGGGCGAGATCAGTCCGATGATCGTGATCCCGGCCGCCGACAGCAGTACCGCGACACAGATCGGCAGCACCGCCCGCACCAACACATCGGCGAGTTCGTCGACCGAACTGCCCAGGCGCGCCACCAATTCGCCGCTGTGCAATCGCAGGGCGGTGTCCTGTGGCAATTGGGTCAGCCGCCGGTACAGGCCGGCCCGGGCGTGGCCGGCCGAGCGCAGCGCGACGTCGTGGATGGCCAGCCGTTCGCAGTAGCTGAACACGCCCCGCGAAATGCCCAGTGCACGCACGGCGACCACCGCGACGCTGAGATCCAGCACCGGCGGCATCTGCCAGGCCCGGGTGATCAGCCAGGCCGACACCGTCGCCAGGGCCAGCGCGCTGCCCAGGGCGAGGGTGCCGAACAGCACGGCCAGGGCCAGCCGCGGCAATCGCGGCCGCAGCAGGCCCAGCACGTCACGAGGGGACACTCAGGGCACCTCCCACGGTGACCACCTGGTCGGCCACGGCGAGTACCGGCGTCCGATGGGCGATCACCAGCACGGTGGCACCCTGTCGGGCGCGCTCCGTGATCGCCTCCAGTACCCGGCTTTCGGTTCCGGCGTCCAGGTGCGCGGTCGGTTCGTCGAGCAGCAGCACGGGCGCGGTCGATCCCAGTGCGCGCGCCAGGCCCAGCCGCTGCCGCTGTCCCAGCGACAGCCCCGCCCCGCCGCGCCCGATCACCGTGTCCAGGCCGTCGGGCAGGACGGCGAGAACATCGTCGAAACCCGCCGCGCGGCAGGCCTTGTCGATATCGGCCAGCGGTCCGAACAGTTCCAGGTTGCTCCGCACCGTCCCGGGCAGCAGGACCGGTCGCTGTGGCAGCCAACAGACCTGCGGCCACCACGTCGGCAGGTCGGCGTCGGCGATATCGGTGTCGCCGATGAGCACCCGGCCCGACGAGGCCGGGGACAGTCCCAGAATCACCTCGAAGGTGGTGGACTTCCCGCTGCCGTTGGGCCCGGTGAGCACGGTCACCTCACCCGGAATCGCGGTGGCGCTCAGCCGGTCCGGTGCCGGGCCGTCGCGCCTGACGACGGTCAGTTCGTCCAGCTGGATGATGCCGGCGTGCGGGGTGAGGTGCCCAGGGGTGCGTTCGGGAGCGGCAACTTGCAGGCGCAGCGCCGCGTCGGCTGCGGTCTTACCGTCCTGCGCGGCGTGGAACTGGACACCCACCCGGCGCAACGGCCAGAACACCTCGGGGGCCAGCAGCAGTGCGGTCAGCCCGGCGGCTAACGTCACCTCACCGAACACCAACCGCAGTCCCACACTGACGGCGACCAGTGCGACGCCCAGGGTCGCGAGCAGTTCCAGGACGGCGGCCGACAGGAAGGCGATTCGCAGGGTGGCCATCGCCGAACGGCGATGCGCGGCAGCCAGTTCGGCGATCCGATGGGTCGGCCCGCCGGCCCGGCCCAGGGCGCGCAGGGTGGGGATCCCGGCGACCAGGTCGAGCAGCCGGGACTGCAGCGTCGTCATCGCCGCCAGCGCCGCCGCCGAGCGATCCGCGGTGAGCCGGCCGATGAGGATCATGAACAGTGGGATGAGTGGCAGTGCGATCGCGACGATGACGGCGGCCTGCAGATCGGCGACGGCGATCACGATCACCGTGAGTGGCGTGAGGATCCCGGCCAGTACCGCCGCGGGCAGATACCCGGTGAAGTACGGGCGCAGCCCATCCAGCCCGCGGGTGAGGATCACCGCGGCCTCGTCGCGGACCGAGGTCAGCTCGTGCGGGGCTCGGGCGGTCACCGAGCGCAACACCTCGGCGCTGAGTTCGCCGATCACCGCCGTCGCGGCCCGCTGGCTGAGCCGGGCCTGTAGCCAGGATCCGGCGGTGCGCACGGCCCACAGCCCGGCCAGGATCAGTAGTTGCCCCGACCAGTGCGCGACGGTTCGCGACGTCGGGTCGGTGATCACCCCGGCCACCAGATGGGCGAGCACCCAGGCCGACGCCACGGTGGCACCGCCGATCAGCACCCCGCACGCCGCCGATGCGACGAGGTAGCGCCGCATGGCGGGGGAGGATCGGAGTGTCACGGCAGGCGCGGTGACAGTCCCGCGGGGTCGGGGATGCGGTCGGCCGAGATGCGCTGCCGGAACACCCAATAGGTCCAGGCCTGGTAGGCGATGACCAGGGGGGTGACCAACACCGCGGCCCAACTCATGATGGTCAGCGTGTAGGGCGTCGACGAGGCGTTGTGGATGGTCAGGCTCCACGCCGGATCCAGGGTGGAGGGAATGAGATTCGGGTACAGGCAGCCGAATATGAGCACCACCACCGAGGCGATCACCGTGGCCGTGGCCGCGAATGCCCAGCCGTCCCCACCGCGACTCCACACCAGCATGACCGCGCCCAGCTGTGCCACCACGGCGATACCGAGCACCAGCCAGGTCCAGTCCTTGCCGTACGCCAGCTGAGTCCACAGGCCGAAGCCGGCGACGATCACCGTGACGGGCAGAGCAAGCCGGATGGTGAACTTGGTCGCGTCATCACGCACGGCGCCTTCGGTTTTCAGCGCGAGGAACACCGCCCCGTGGAACAGGAACAGGCCGCATGTCGCCAGCCCGCCGAGCAGGGTGTACGGGTTCAGGGCGTCGCTGACGGAGAGGTGGATCTGATGGTCGGCATCCACCGGCAGACCCCGCAGCAGCATGGCGAAGGCGACGCCCCAGAGCAGCGCGGGCACCCATGATCCGACGGCGATGCCGATGTCGGCCCAGCGCCGCCAATTCGGATCGTTGATCTTCCCGCGCCATTCGATGGCGCAGATGCGCATGATCATCGACAGCAGGATGGCCAGCAACGGCAGGTACAGGCCGGAGAACATGGTGGCGTACATACCGGGGAAGGCCGCGAACATCGCCCCGCCCGCGGTGATCAGCCATACCTCGTTGCCATCCCAGACCGGGCCGATGGTGTTGAGGACTGCGCGGCGGTGCTTTTCGGGGTCACCTGACGAAGCTCGCCCGAAGAGTGCCATCAGCATCCCGACGCCGAAGTCGAAACCCTCCAGCACCAGGAAGCCGATGAACAGCACGGCCAGGATGATGAACCAGAACGTCTGCAGGTCCATGGTGCACCTCCTAGTAGGCGAACGACAGCGGCGCGACATCGTCCTCGCCGGGTGGTGTGGGTGGGACGGGTTCGCTGTCGTGCTCGAGCGGTCCTTCGACGACGTAACGCCGGAGCAGGAAGAACCAGATCACCGCGAGCGCCGCGTAGAGCGCGGTGAACAGGATCAGCGACAGCCAGACCGTGGCCGCGGAGTTGTGGGACACCCCTTGTTGCACGGTGAGCCGCACCAGCTGGTCGCCGGTGGGGTTGGGTGCCACCACCCAGGGCTGTCGGCCCATCTCGGTGAACACCCAGCCGGCGCTGTTGGCCAGGAACGGGGTGGGCAGGGTGAGCAGTGCGAACCACGCGAACCAGCGTTGCCGCGGTATTCGGCCGCCCCTGGTGAGCCACAACGCGGTGAGTGCGAAGAGCATGGGCACCGCCAGGAATCCGATCATCGCGCGGAAAGACCAGTAGGTGACGAACAGGTTCGGCCGGTAGTCACCGGGACCGAACCTCTCCTGGTAGCTGTCCTGCAGATCCTTGACGCCCTCCAGCTTGACGCCGGTGAACTTGCCTTCGGCCAGGAACGGCAGCACATAGGGCACCTCGATGAGGTGAGTGACGCTGTCGCAGTTGTTGTGCGTGCCGACGGTGAGGACGGAGAACTTCGGGTCGATTTCGGTGTGGCACAACGATTCCGCCGACGCCATCTTCATCGGCTGTTGTTGGAACATCAGCTTGCCCTGGGCGTCACCGGTGAAGAACAGGCCGGCCGCGGAGACGAAGGCGATGAGACAGCCCAGGATGGTTGCCGGGCGATACATCGTGCGTGCGTCATCCGAGTCGGGGGTGCGCACCATCCACCATGCGCACACCCCGGCCACGAAGGTTCCGGCCACCAGGAACGATCCGGCAACGGCGTGCGGGAACGCCGCCCATGCCGTGTTGTTGGTGAACAGGGCGCTGATGCTGGTCAATTCGGCGCGGCCGGTCTCGGGGTTGTAATGCGCGCCGACCGGGTGCTGCATGAACGAGTTGGCCGCGATGATGAAGAACGCCGAGGCGTTCACGGCGATGGCGACGATCCAGATACAGGCCAGGTGCACCAGGCGGGGCAGCCTGGACCAGCCGAAGATCCACAGCCCGAGGAAGGTCGATTCGAAGAAGAAGGCGACCAGGCCCTCCAGGGCCAGCGGTGCCCCGAACACGTCGCCGACGAATCGGGAGTACTCGCTCCAGTTCATCCCGAACTGGAACTCCTGGACGATGCCGGTGGCCACGCCCAGGGCGAAGTTGATCAGGAACAGCTTCCCGAAAAACCTGGTGAGTCGGTACCACGCGGTGTTTCCGGTGAGGACCCACACCGTCTGCATCACCGCGATGAGCGGGGCAAGCCCGATCGTGAGCGGGACGAAGATGAAGTGGTAGACGGTCGTGATCCCGAACTGCCAACGCGACACATCTAGCGCATCCATGTGCACCACCTCCCCGGGCTGCGGGTATCTCTACGGCTTTGTAGAACTACGACACACTGTAGTAGCTGAGGGTCCGCACGCGTAGAAAACGTGGTGCAGACAACTCATGACGAGGACTGAGCCGGCTCCTGGCTCAGTCCTCCGCCCAGCGCCTCGGTCAGTTTCTTGGAGGTCGACCGGATGCCGAAGGCGGTGACGACCTCCATCAGACCGATGACCACCAGCCAGATACCGGTCACCAGGGCCAGCGTCGCGATCGAATCGAACGGTGAGGCCAGCACGACGATGCCGGCGATCAGGCTGATGACGCCGACGAAGATGTTCCAGCCCCGGCCGGGCAGGGTGGGGTCGCTGATCGCCGAGACCGCGGTGGCCACACCCCGGAACACGAACCCGACACCGATCCAGATCGCCAGCAGCAGCACGGCGTCGTAAAGGTGACGGAAAGACAACACCGCCAGGATCAGCGATGCCGCGCCGCTGATGAACAGCAGTACCCGGCCGCCGGCCGACACGTGCAGGCTGAATGCGAAGATCACCTGTGCGATACCGGTGATCAGCAGATAGGCGCCGAAGAAGCTGGCTGCGACGACGATCGAGATCTTCGGCCAGGCGAGCACTGCGGCGCCGAGTGCCACCGCGAGAACGCCCGAGACCAGGGTGGATTTCCACAGGTGTGGCAGCAGGCTTGGGGGAGCGACGGTTGTCATATGCGCAGTCTCCCACAGCGTCAAACACCGCTGGACGATTACGGCACACCATGATCAGAAGATCGTTAACCTTCGGTTACCGGCGCTGCGAGCTGGGGCCACTGTGGTTAACGTCTTCGCCTTGGGGCACAAAGATGTCGGAAGTCGACGCAGGTGGATGACCACCGACGAGGAAAGAGGAAACGTGTCAGTTGGATGTATGAGTCGCCGGACCAGGGTGTGGCGCGTGGCGGCGGTATTCGTCGCCACGGGTGCACTGGCCCTGTCGGGTTGCGCCAAGAATGAGGACTCCGCCGCACCGTCCTCCACGACCAAGGCCGCGTCGGCGGAGAAGGTCGAATCCATCGCCAACACCGTTCCCGAGGCGATCAAGTCGTCCGGCAAGCTCGTGGTGGGCGTGAACATTCCTTACGCCCCCAACGAGTTCAAGGATGAGACCGGCAAGATCGTCGGCTTCGACGTCGACCTGGTCAACGCGATCGCGGCCACTCTGGGACTGCAGGCGGAGTTCCGCGAGTCCGATTTCGCCAAGATCATCCCCGCGGTGCAGGGCGACACCTTCAACATCGGGATGTCCTCGTTCACCGATACCAAGGAGCGGGAGCAGGCGGTCGATTTCGTCACCTACT includes the following:
- the gltB gene encoding glutamate synthase large subunit encodes the protein MLFSALPKAQGLYDPDNESDSCGVAMIADIRGRRTHGIVSDGLTALEHLEHRGAAGAEPNSGDGAGILLQLPVELLGAVVDFALPAPNANGENTFAAGICFLPQDPVERTAARDRIETLAAEEGLEVLGWRDVPVDPAGADVGTTAVSCMPYMSQLFVAAPERAGTRLGGLDLDRRVYPLRKRAEAGDVYFPSLSSRTMAYKGMLTTMQLPQFFPDLRDERCTSAIAIVHSRFSTNTFPSWPLAHPFRFVAHNGEINTVRGNRNRMHAREAKLASALIPGDLSRLSPICSRDGSDSASFDQVLELLHLGGRSLPHAVLMMIPEAWENNTTMSPQRRAFWQFHASLMEPWDGPACVTFTDGTVVGAVLDRNGLRPGRWWRTMDDRIILASESGVLDIPSGEVVAKGRLEPGKMFLIDTAAGRIVSDDEIKDQMASAEAYGEWLHSGLLDLSTLPDRVRVQPNHESVVRRQVSFGYTEEELRILLTPMAASGGEPLGSMGTDTPTAVLSQRSRLLYDYFVELFAQVTNPPLDAIREAVVTSMGRVMGPEQNLLEPSAASVRQIMLGWPVLDNDELNKIVHINDDGEHPGLRTAVLRALYDVERGGEGLAEALEDLRARACEAIAKGARTLVISDRDSDHTKAPIPSLLAVSAVHHHLVRTKERTGVGLVVESGDAREVHHIAMLIGFGAAAVNPYLAFESIEDLIREGELTGIEPATAVRNYLKALGKGVMKVMSKMGISTVASYTGAQAFEAIGIDREVIDEYFTGTPMQLGGVGLDVLAEEVRFRHRRAYPENPTERAHRRLSVGGEYQFRRDGELHLFTPEVVFLLQHSTRTGRSDVFAQYSEEVNRLNREGGALRGLFEFKKGVRPPVALEEVEPVESIVARFNTGAMSYGSISAEAHETMAIAMNNIGGRSNSGEGGEDVDRLYDPKRRSAVKQVASGRFGVTSDYLVNATDIQIKMAQGAKPGEGGQLPGYKVYPNVAKTRHSTPGVGLISPPPHHDIYSIEDLAQLIHDLKNANDQARIHVKLVSSVGVGTVAAGVSKAHADVVLISGYDGGTGAAPLTSLKHAGAPWEIGLADTQQTLVLNGLRDRITVQCDGGMRTARDVMVAALLGAEEYGFATAPLVVAGCIMMRVCHLDTCPVGVATQNPELRARFNGKPEFVENFFRFIAQDIRAYLAELGFRSLDEAIGRVEMLDTAQGVAHWKSRGLDLSPIFVQPTDAHGAKLPQRRRLRDQDHGLDQALDQTLIQLAEGALEDAHPVRLELPVRNVNRTVGTLLGAEVTRRYGATGLPDDTIHVTLTGSAGQSIGAFLPPGVTLELVGDANDYVGKGLSGGRVIVRPPDDVLFLPEDNVIAGNTLVFGATSGEVFLRGRAGERFCARNSGALAVVEGVGDHACEYMTGGRVVVLGDTGRNMAAGMSGGIAFVLGLDPAKVNPEMVELQQLEPEDLTWLHEVVARHAQFTDSTVARSLLSDWPRRSAEFTKVMPTDYQRVLQATRMAKAEGRDVDTAIMEASRG
- a CDS encoding glutamate synthase subunit beta, with translation MADPTGFLKVTKREAAKRSVDERVGDWREVYESQEPRKRAAEVSQQARRCMDCGIPFCHSGTAGCPLGNLIPEWNDLVRRGRWDAASDRLHATNNFPEFTGRLCPAPCEAACVLSISDEQTGGSVTIKRIEQTIVDQAWLAGTVEPQPSAISTGKSVAVVGSGPAGLAAAQQLTRAGHHVTVYERDDRIGGLMRYGIPEYKLEKSTLNQRLTQMRAEGTRFVTDCEVGVDLTVDRLRAEYDAVVLAVGALRARDNQVEGRHLDGVHLAMEHLVPANKECEGDGASELSAAGKHVVIIGGGDTGADCLGTAHRQGAISVTQLDYNPEPPELRDESVSPWPTWPLVLRTSPAHAEGGARRFEVAVQRFIGDGADGTTGNLRAMEIAEVKVERDENGRRIITPVGEAMEIPCDLALLAIGFEGVEHMALLDGLDLSLTRRGTVSCGSDWQTDAPGVFVCGDAHRGASLIVWAIAEGRSAAHAVDAFLMGESDLPAPVRPGTLPLAVV